A single genomic interval of Argopecten irradians isolate NY chromosome 8, Ai_NY, whole genome shotgun sequence harbors:
- the LOC138329212 gene encoding F-box/LRR-repeat protein 2-like, whose product MHTDNDLEEVEDLEKVDLTCQVNAVSDIPITLPTDSTYTSAMSDLSTVTVSATNLENSSNDDEEKEYDEIDYTHLASVVQNDIRDISKRISKTVIDYHLSCQEEEEGNSGQISNFDMVPNEILLKIFSYLEVLELCRRISPVCRRWRKLAYDPSLWYLLDLNWNPRLSSVDLCWIIRRLGCIRKLQLQNRQVLSLPEVAIFTEFCPMLIDVDLGFCSPCSAEILECFIANCEHLERINVEGCDMVADECCKILAKAKNLKHLNFSHCLITDFGVSHLARNLSQIVSLNIDGIGWISDRSITTLVEHQHKHLRWLDIDGIELTDKSLEAIASCEGLERLTVSFCELFTDAALQEIKKMKNLTCLALKKGIELTNAGIIDLFSSDTLANLTSLDLSDCGNLLDSAVLQITKCCGKNLRKLYLCWCCNLREESITAIVDTCSSLEILELAGLHKILGKCFGRIPKCMPRLTLLDLRQCNEINDNLIREMLHQKSDLKAFDYYGEDFRFPFQFSE is encoded by the exons ATGCATACAGACAATGATTTAGAAGAAGTGGAGGATTTAGAGAAGGTGGACCTGACTTGCCAGGTGAATGCAGTGAGTGACATTCCCATCACACTACCTACAGATAGTACCTATACATCAGCTATGAGTGATTTATCTACAGTTACTGTGTCTGCTACTAATCTGGAAAATTCTTCCAATGATGATGAAGAgaaagaatatgatgagatagACTATACACATCTGGCGTCTGTTGTACAAAATGACATCAGAGATATAAGTAAAAGGATAAGTAAAACTGTGATAGACTATCATTTGTCATGCCAAGAAGAGGAAGAAGGTAACAGTGGGCAGATTTCGAATTTTGATATGGTCCCGAATGAGATTCTATTGAAAATATTCTCCTATCTTGAGGTTCTGGAACTGTGTAGGCGAATTTCTCCTGTCTGTAGGAGGTGGCGAAAACTTGCGTATGATCCTAGTTTGTGGTATTTACTTGACCTTAACTGGAACCCACGTTTATCATCTGTAGACTTGTGCTGGATCATTAGAAGGCTTGGATGTATTAGGAAGCTTCAACTCCAGAACCGCCAGGTCCTTAGTCTGCCCGAAGTAGCAATCTTCACCGAGTTCTGCCCCATGTTGATAGACGTTGACTTGGGGTTCTGTAGTCCGTGTTCAGCTGAAATTCTTGAGTGTTTTATCGCTAACTGTGAACATCTGGAAAGGATCAATGTTGAAGGATGTGACATGGTGGCGGATGAATGCTGTAAAATCCTAGCTAAGGCAAAAAACTTGAAGCATTTGAACTTTTCTCATTGCTTAATAACTGATTTTGGTGTTAGTCACTTAGCAAGGAATCTCTCACAGATTGTCTCTCTCAATATTGATGGCATTGGATGGATAAGTGATAG GAGTATTACGACTTTAGTGGAGCATCAACACAAACACCTGCGCTGGTTAGACATTGATGGTATTGAACTCACTGACAAGTCCTTGGAAGCTATAGCCAGTTGTGAAGGACTCGAGAGATTGACAGTGTCTTTTTGTGAACTCTTCACAGATGCTGCACTTCAGGAAATAAAA aaaatgaaaaatcttACTTGCCTTGCTCTGAAGAAAGGAATAGAACTGACCAATGCAGGAATCATTGACCTGTTCAGCTCGGACACGCTGGCCAATTTGACCAGCCTAGATTTGTCAGACTGTGGTAACCTGCTAGATTCAGCTGTCCTACAAATCACTAAGTG TTGTGGTAAGAACCTACGGAAGCTGTACTTGTGTTGGTGCTGCAATCTACGTGAAGAGTCTATCACCGCCATTGTAGACACATGCAG TTCGTTGGAGATACTAGAACTGGCAGGATTACACAAGATTTTGGGGAAATGTTTTGGTAGAATACCTAAATGTATGCCTCGCCTCACCTTACTAGACCTTCGACAGTGTAACGAG ATCAATGATAACTTGATACGGGAAATGCTTCACCAGAAGTCGGATCTTAAAGCTTTTGACTACTACGGAGAAGACTTTCGTTTTCCTTTTCAGTTCTCTGAATAA
- the LOC138329213 gene encoding uncharacterized protein KIAA1958-like gives MTSLTFHRKATRLVFGKMAVNGTRFDNFDEETLTKLVNEGDSANTQQVIKTAVNILKDYLQEKSLGTISELEGETSEHVNGILRKFYAELKKVDGSRYTKKSMITIRYGLQKYFLKKRDEDIINADAFKKANEMFKSVLVNLKKAGLGNTKHKAPIDAKDMEKLYASEIFSTNTSEGLQNRTIFEYLYYFCNRGRENLRDIQKNDFNINTDATGRRYVTVTSRQTKNHRGDDLRDNDKEGRMYDQPGNPNCPVATIEKYLSKLNPNNDNFWQWPKKTVDQSMDVWYDNCAVGKNTLNNFM, from the exons ATGACGTCATTGACGTTCCATCGCAAAGCGACAAGGCTGGTGTTTGGGAAAATGGCTGTAAACGGAACACGATTTGACAACTTTGACGAGGAAACACTAACAAAGTTGGTAAACGAAGGAGACAGTGCAAATACCCAACAGGTTATCAAAACTGCGGTAAACATCTTGAAGGATTACCTCCAAGAAAAATCACTTGGAACGATCAGTGAACTTGAGGGTGAAACAAGCGAACATGTGAACGGTATTCTTCGAAAGTTTTACGCGGAGTTGAAAAAAGTTGATGGATCCCGATACACTAAAAAATCCATGATTACAATCAGGTATGGATTGCAAAAGTACTTTTTAAAGAAGCGCGATGAGGATATTATAAACGCCGACGCATTTAAGAAAGCAAATGAAATGTTCAAGTCGGTGTTGGTGAACCTAAAAAAGGCGGGATTAGGGAATACGAAACACAAAGCTCCAATTGATGCAAAAGACATGGAGAAGCTTTACGCAAGTGAAATCTTTTCTACAAATACCTCGGAGGGATTACAAAACCGGACAATATTTGAATATCTATACTATTTCTGTAATAGAGGCCGTGAGAACCTGAGAGATATTCAGAAAAATGATTTCAACATCAATACTGATGCTACAGGGAGACGATACGTCACCGTCACCAGTCGGCAAACAAAAAACCATCGAGGCGACGATTTAAGAGACAATGACAAGGAGGGACGCATGTATGATCAACCAG GGAATCCTAATTGTCCTGTGGCTACTATTGAGAAATACCTAAGCAAATTAAATCCTAACAATGACAACTTCTGGCAATGGCCGAAGAAAACTGTCGATCAGAGCATGGATGTGTGGTATGATAATTGCGCTGTAGGTAAAAATACTTTGAACAATTTCATGTAA